From Desmodus rotundus isolate HL8 chromosome 12, HLdesRot8A.1, whole genome shotgun sequence, one genomic window encodes:
- the HSBP1 gene encoding heat shock factor-binding protein 1 translates to MAETDPKTVQDLTSVVQTLLQQMQDKFQTMSDQIIGRIDDMSSRIDDLEKNIADLMTQAGVEELEGENKIPATQKS, encoded by the exons ATGGCCGAGACTGACCCCAAGACCGTGCAGGATCTCACCTCGGTG GTGCAGACACTCCTGCAACAAATGCAAGATAAATTTCAGACCATGTCCGACCAGATCATTGGAAGAA TTGATGATATGAGCAGTCGCATTGATGACCTGGAGAAGAACATCGCAGACCTCATGACCCAGGCGGGGGTGGAAGAACTGGAGGGGGAAAACAAGATCCCTGCGACACAGAAGAGCTGA